In Vibrio tritonius, the following are encoded in one genomic region:
- the trpD gene encoding anthranilate phosphoribosyltransferase produces the protein MQHIIDKLYAQVSLTQNESHELFDHIIRGEVDPILMGAALTALKIKGETPQEIAGAANALLANAKAFPRPEYDFADIVGTGGDGSNTMNISTTSAFVAAACGVKVAKHGNRGVSSKSGSSDLLDAFGINLAMEPQVTREALDDLGVAFLFAPQYHGGVRHAMPVRQTLKTRTIFNILGPLMNPARPNIQLMGVYSKELVRPIAETMLQMGLKRAAVVFGSGLDEVAIHGATTVAEIHNGTIKEYELTPEDFGLATYSLDEIKGGDPQQNREIATNVLTGKSTPAQAAAVAANVALLLRLFGQEDLRQNAQQALDVMASGKAFQLVQQLAQRG, from the coding sequence ATGCAACACATCATCGACAAGCTATACGCACAAGTATCATTGACCCAAAATGAAAGCCATGAGCTATTTGATCACATTATCCGTGGCGAAGTAGACCCAATTTTGATGGGTGCAGCACTGACTGCACTCAAAATCAAAGGTGAAACACCACAAGAGATTGCCGGCGCAGCCAATGCTCTCCTTGCCAATGCCAAAGCATTTCCTCGTCCAGAGTACGATTTTGCCGACATCGTCGGTACTGGTGGTGATGGCTCAAATACCATGAATATCTCCACTACCTCTGCTTTTGTGGCCGCCGCGTGTGGTGTGAAAGTTGCCAAACACGGTAACCGTGGTGTGTCGAGTAAATCGGGCTCGTCTGATCTGTTAGATGCCTTTGGCATCAACTTAGCGATGGAGCCGCAAGTAACTCGCGAAGCGTTAGATGATTTAGGTGTCGCGTTTTTGTTTGCTCCGCAATATCACGGCGGCGTTCGCCATGCGATGCCAGTGCGCCAAACGCTTAAAACTCGTACGATCTTTAATATCCTTGGCCCACTGATGAACCCTGCGCGTCCAAATATTCAATTAATGGGTGTGTATAGCAAAGAACTCGTTCGCCCTATCGCTGAAACCATGTTACAAATGGGATTGAAACGTGCCGCGGTTGTGTTTGGTTCGGGCTTAGATGAGGTGGCGATTCATGGCGCAACCACAGTGGCAGAAATCCACAACGGCACGATTAAAGAGTATGAACTGACGCCAGAAGATTTTGGCTTAGCGACCTACTCACTGGACGAAATTAAAGGTGGCGATCCGCAGCAAAACCGTGAGATTGCAACCAATGTACTGACTGGGAAGTCAACTCCTGCGCAAGCGGCTGCTGTCGCAGCCAACGTCGCTTTACTGCTACGTCTGTTCGGTCAAGAAGACCTACGTCAAAATGCGCAGCAAGCCCTTGATGTCATGGCATCTGGCAAAGCTTTCCAGTTGGTTCAACAGTTAGCACAACGAGGTTAA
- a CDS encoding anthranilate synthase component 1 has protein sequence MEKANTNQKRAVLELITLPVTYRPNPTALFHTLCENKTDSLLLESAEIDSKQDLKSLLLIDAAVRITCYGQDVTLHALTDNGAALLSILSEQVASDVKAQQTETHTLILTFPHADENLDEDSRLRQTSTFDALRMVQHSFDLAGLDKHAIFLGGLFAYDLVANFEPLGNVKDTTSCPDYVFYVAETLMIIDHQTETAQLQGTLFSQNTDNRAELQERMNAIVAQAQHSVSHQVAKHLAEVPLTTNIEDDEFCSIVSDLKDYIVKGDIFQVVPSRRFFLPCPSPLAAYEQLKINNPSPYMFYMQDENFTLFGASPESALKYATESNEVQIYPIAGTRRRGKHADGSIDPDLDSRIELELRNDKKETAEHMMLVDLARNDVARISQAGTRHVADLLKVDRYSHVMHLVSRVVGQLRTDLDALHAYQASMNMGTLTGAPKIRAMQLIREVERERRGSYGGAVGYLTGEGDLDTCIVIRSAYVRNGIAQVQAGAGVVYDSDPQSEADETRTKAQAVITAIQQAHQA, from the coding sequence GTGGAAAAGGCCAATACAAACCAAAAACGTGCTGTTCTGGAACTCATTACTCTGCCAGTGACTTATCGCCCGAATCCAACAGCGCTATTTCACACCCTGTGTGAGAACAAAACCGATAGCCTATTGCTTGAATCGGCTGAAATCGATTCAAAACAAGATCTTAAAAGTCTACTGCTGATTGATGCTGCGGTACGCATCACTTGCTACGGTCAGGATGTAACTCTGCATGCGCTAACCGATAACGGTGCTGCTCTGCTCTCCATTCTCAGTGAGCAAGTGGCAAGCGATGTAAAAGCGCAACAAACCGAAACTCACACGCTAATACTGACTTTCCCGCACGCAGATGAAAACTTAGATGAAGACAGCCGTTTACGCCAAACCTCAACGTTTGATGCACTGCGTATGGTGCAACACAGTTTCGATTTAGCTGGGTTAGACAAACATGCCATTTTCCTTGGCGGTCTGTTTGCTTATGACCTCGTTGCCAACTTTGAGCCTCTGGGTAACGTGAAAGATACCACATCTTGTCCTGACTACGTGTTTTACGTCGCTGAGACACTGATGATCATCGATCACCAAACTGAAACAGCTCAACTACAAGGCACTCTATTTAGTCAAAACACAGATAATCGCGCGGAATTACAAGAGCGTATGAACGCTATCGTTGCTCAAGCGCAGCACAGCGTGTCACATCAAGTTGCAAAACACTTAGCCGAAGTACCGCTAACCACCAATATTGAAGATGACGAATTCTGCTCGATTGTGTCTGACTTAAAAGACTACATCGTAAAAGGCGACATTTTCCAAGTGGTGCCTTCACGTCGCTTCTTCCTACCTTGCCCTTCCCCATTGGCAGCGTATGAACAGCTCAAAATCAATAACCCAAGCCCTTACATGTTCTACATGCAAGACGAAAACTTCACTCTGTTTGGCGCATCACCAGAGAGTGCTTTGAAATACGCCACCGAAAGCAATGAAGTGCAAATTTACCCAATCGCTGGAACCCGTCGCCGCGGTAAGCATGCCGATGGTTCTATCGACCCAGATTTAGATAGCCGTATTGAGCTTGAACTGCGTAACGATAAAAAAGAGACCGCGGAACACATGATGTTGGTCGACCTAGCGCGTAACGATGTGGCTCGCATCTCGCAAGCAGGTACACGCCATGTGGCTGACCTGCTTAAAGTTGACCGCTACAGCCACGTAATGCACTTGGTCTCTCGCGTTGTGGGCCAGCTACGTACGGATTTGGATGCGCTGCACGCGTATCAAGCGAGCATGAATATGGGCACACTCACTGGCGCACCGAAGATTCGCGCCATGCAGTTGATTCGTGAGGTGGAACGCGAACGTCGCGGTAGCTACGGCGGTGCTGTCGGTTACTTAACCGGTGAAGGCGATTTGGATACCTGTATTGTGATTCGCTCTGCCTACGTGCGTAACGGTATTGCGCAAGTTCAAGCGGGCGCGGGTGTGGTATACGACTCAGACCCACAATCGGAAGCGGATGAAACCCGCACTAAAGCGCAAGCTGTCATCACTGCGATTCAACAAGCTCACCAAGCGTAA
- the trpCF gene encoding bifunctional indole-3-glycerol-phosphate synthase TrpC/phosphoribosylanthranilate isomerase TrpF, protein MSEQLSEHISVKNAQMAEVLAKIVNDKYLWVEQRKAEQPLESFQPLLTRSDRSFYDALGTPETAFILECKKASPSKGLIRDVFDLDYIASVYNRYASAISVLTDEKYFQGNLEFLPQVRRQVTQPVLCKDFIVDAYQIYLARHYQADAILLMLSVLNDEQYREFSAIAHELGLGVLTEASNEEELNRALNLNAKVVGINNRNLRDLTTDLNRTKALAPLIPEGTIIISESGVYTHQQVLDLAQYANGFLIGSSLMSEENLEFAVRKVLLGENKVCGLTRPEDAVAAYQAGAIYGGLIFVPQSKRYIELSQAQSVIEAASLNFVGVFQNATLQTVISTARELGLYAVQLHGEEDQTYVSELRQHLPMNVQIWKAYGVSDSTPALLAQDVDRHLLDSKIGQQSGGTGKAFDWSVIAAPERIILAGGLNPDNVAQAHQLGCIGLDFNSGVELEPGIKDRNKITQVFEALRRF, encoded by the coding sequence ATGTCTGAACAACTGTCTGAACACATCTCCGTCAAAAATGCCCAAATGGCAGAAGTACTGGCTAAGATCGTCAACGATAAATATCTCTGGGTTGAACAACGTAAAGCTGAGCAACCATTAGAAAGCTTTCAGCCATTATTGACTCGTTCAGATCGCAGCTTTTACGACGCGCTAGGTACGCCAGAAACCGCGTTTATCTTGGAATGTAAAAAGGCATCACCCTCAAAAGGCTTGATTCGTGACGTTTTTGATTTGGATTACATTGCTTCGGTTTATAACCGCTATGCGAGCGCGATTTCCGTTCTGACTGACGAGAAATATTTCCAAGGTAATTTAGAATTTCTACCGCAAGTGCGCCGCCAAGTAACTCAGCCAGTTCTATGCAAAGATTTTATTGTTGATGCATACCAGATTTATCTTGCGCGTCATTACCAAGCCGATGCGATTTTGTTGATGCTGTCGGTGTTAAATGATGAGCAATACCGCGAATTTTCAGCAATTGCCCATGAGCTAGGGCTCGGGGTTCTGACCGAAGCCAGTAATGAAGAAGAACTAAACCGAGCGCTCAACTTAAACGCCAAAGTGGTTGGTATCAATAACCGTAATCTACGTGATTTGACCACCGACTTAAATCGCACCAAAGCACTCGCCCCGCTTATCCCTGAAGGCACCATCATCATCTCGGAATCGGGTGTCTACACCCATCAACAAGTGCTGGATCTTGCGCAGTACGCCAACGGCTTTTTGATTGGCAGCTCCTTAATGAGTGAAGAGAACCTTGAGTTTGCGGTACGTAAAGTGCTGCTTGGTGAAAACAAAGTGTGTGGTCTCACTCGCCCAGAAGATGCGGTCGCTGCTTATCAAGCTGGGGCCATTTATGGTGGGCTAATTTTCGTTCCTCAATCAAAGCGCTATATCGAGCTCTCTCAAGCCCAAAGCGTGATTGAAGCTGCATCACTTAATTTTGTTGGCGTGTTCCAAAATGCCACGTTGCAAACCGTGATTTCAACAGCACGCGAATTAGGTCTTTATGCGGTGCAACTGCATGGCGAAGAAGACCAAACCTATGTGTCTGAACTACGCCAACACCTACCTATGAATGTACAAATTTGGAAAGCCTATGGGGTGAGCGACTCAACGCCCGCATTGCTGGCTCAAGACGTTGACCGCCATCTACTCGATAGCAAAATAGGTCAGCAATCTGGCGGCACTGGCAAAGCGTTTGATTGGAGTGTGATTGCTGCGCCAGAGCGCATTATTTTAGCCGGCGGACTCAATCCAGATAACGTGGCGCAAGCCCATCAACTCGGTTGTATCGGCTTAGATTTTAACTCTGGTGTAGAACTAGAACCCGGAATTAAAGATCGCAACAAAATCACCCAAGTATTTGAAGCCCTTCGCCGTTTTTAA
- the trpA gene encoding tryptophan synthase subunit alpha, translating into MDRYQSLFARLAEKKQGAFVPFVTIGDPNPELSLKIMQTLIDAGADALELGMPFSDPLADGPTIQQANIRALDGGTNPDICFDLIKQIRAANPETPIGLLMYANLVFKRGIDDFYRRCQEAGVDSVLVADAPTGESKVFVEAANRHGIKPIFIAPPGASAETLEQVSTLGGGYTYLLSRAGVTGTETKAQMPVHEMLDRLQQYNAPPALLGFGISAPEQVKQALEAGAAGAISGSAVVKIIENNAEQPEQLLNKLSHFVNNMKSATTLA; encoded by the coding sequence ATGGACCGTTATCAATCGCTGTTCGCCCGTTTGGCAGAGAAAAAACAGGGCGCGTTTGTTCCTTTCGTTACCATCGGCGACCCAAATCCAGAGCTGTCGCTGAAGATCATGCAAACGTTAATTGATGCTGGCGCTGATGCATTAGAGCTTGGAATGCCATTTTCAGATCCCCTCGCCGATGGACCAACCATTCAGCAAGCTAATATTCGTGCGTTAGATGGCGGAACGAACCCTGATATTTGCTTTGATTTAATTAAGCAAATTCGCGCGGCTAATCCAGAAACGCCGATTGGCCTACTGATGTACGCGAACTTGGTTTTCAAGCGCGGCATTGATGATTTTTATCGCCGCTGCCAAGAAGCAGGGGTCGATTCCGTGTTGGTTGCCGATGCACCAACTGGTGAGAGTAAAGTCTTTGTCGAAGCCGCTAATCGCCACGGTATTAAACCGATTTTCATCGCGCCTCCCGGCGCCAGCGCGGAAACGCTCGAACAAGTTTCCACTCTTGGCGGCGGTTACACTTACCTGCTCTCGCGTGCTGGAGTAACCGGTACAGAAACCAAAGCGCAAATGCCTGTACATGAGATGTTGGATCGTTTGCAGCAATACAATGCACCACCAGCGCTACTTGGTTTCGGTATATCTGCTCCAGAGCAAGTGAAGCAAGCTCTAGAGGCAGGTGCGGCTGGAGCCATCTCCGGTTCTGCTGTCGTAAAAATCATCGAAAACAATGCAGAGCAGCCCGAACAGCTGCTAAACAAATTAAGTCATTTTGTTAACAACATGAAGTCTGCAACAACTCTTGCTTAA
- the yciA gene encoding acyl-CoA thioester hydrolase YciA encodes MTQAVNSPKGQLLLRTLAMPADTNANGDIFGGWIMSQLDLAGGILAKEISAGRIVTVSVSSITFKKPVRVGDVVCCYGECVKIGRTSMTINLELWVKPVKEDGVHDRFQVCEATFHYVAIDANGRPRAINVGS; translated from the coding sequence ATGACTCAAGCAGTGAATTCACCAAAAGGCCAATTACTACTTCGCACTCTAGCTATGCCAGCGGACACCAATGCAAATGGTGATATCTTTGGCGGTTGGATCATGTCTCAACTCGATTTAGCTGGCGGTATTCTCGCTAAAGAGATTTCGGCCGGTCGTATTGTTACCGTTTCGGTATCCAGTATTACATTCAAAAAGCCCGTTCGCGTTGGCGATGTGGTTTGCTGTTACGGTGAATGTGTAAAAATTGGACGCACATCCATGACCATCAACCTCGAGCTGTGGGTCAAACCTGTCAAAGAAGATGGAGTGCATGACCGCTTTCAAGTATGTGAAGCGACGTTCCATTATGTGGCAATCGACGCCAATGGCCGCCCTCGTGCAATAAACGTCGGCAGCTGA
- a CDS encoding GspS/AspS pilotin family protein, producing MKISTWGVIALSGVLMAGCTSNSEREKTLEMIATNRAALLASELPLEYGPLHIMRANAKGSTIEMMMVYNNSAPNAKPTREVLANSEKAFCNNKTIMENLTTGVSYRIKIRDNRGTLLVDQAITKESCTETQEK from the coding sequence ATGAAAATAAGCACTTGGGGTGTGATTGCACTCAGTGGCGTTCTTATGGCGGGCTGTACCTCCAACAGTGAGCGCGAAAAAACACTTGAAATGATCGCAACCAATAGAGCAGCCTTACTTGCCTCTGAGTTGCCTTTAGAATACGGTCCATTACATATCATGCGGGCGAATGCTAAAGGTTCGACCATCGAAATGATGATGGTTTATAACAACTCAGCACCGAATGCAAAACCCACTCGAGAAGTGCTCGCCAACAGTGAAAAAGCGTTTTGCAATAACAAAACCATCATGGAAAACCTCACCACTGGCGTTAGCTATCGCATCAAAATCCGCGATAACCGTGGCACCTTGTTAGTCGATCAGGCTATAACAAAAGAGAGCTGTACCGAAACACAAGAGAAGTGA
- the trpB gene encoding tryptophan synthase subunit beta, whose protein sequence is MAKLDAYFGEFGGQFVPQILVPALDQLEQAFIDAQEDPEFRSEFMELLQEFAGRPTALTLTKNITKGTKTKLYLKREDLLHGGAHKTNQVLGQALLAKRMGKTEIIAETGAGQHGVATAIACALLNLKCRVYMGAKDVERQSPNVFRMRLMGAEVIPVHSGSATLKDACNEALRDWSGSYETTHYLLGTAAGPHPFPTIVREFQRIIGEETKNQILAREGRLPDAVIACVGGGSNAIGMFADFIEETNVRLIGVEPGGKGIDTHQHGAPLKHGTTGIYFGMKAPMMQDQYGQIEESYSVSAGLDFPSVGPQHAYLNATGRADYVNITDDEALDAFQQLAQHEGIIPALESSHALAHALKMAFAEPEKEQLLVVNLSGRGDKDIFTVNKILDEKGAL, encoded by the coding sequence ATGGCGAAGTTAGATGCCTACTTTGGCGAATTTGGTGGTCAGTTTGTACCACAGATCCTCGTTCCCGCGCTGGATCAGTTAGAACAAGCGTTTATTGATGCGCAAGAAGACCCAGAATTTCGTTCCGAATTTATGGAACTGCTACAAGAGTTTGCTGGCCGTCCAACCGCGCTCACGCTCACCAAAAACATCACTAAAGGGACCAAAACCAAACTGTACCTGAAACGTGAGGACTTGCTGCACGGTGGCGCGCACAAAACGAACCAAGTGTTAGGTCAAGCGCTGCTGGCAAAACGCATGGGTAAAACCGAGATCATCGCAGAAACAGGTGCAGGCCAACACGGCGTAGCAACCGCGATTGCGTGTGCACTGCTTAATCTAAAATGTCGCGTTTACATGGGCGCGAAAGACGTTGAACGTCAAAGTCCGAACGTATTTCGTATGCGCTTAATGGGTGCAGAAGTGATTCCTGTGCATTCAGGTTCTGCAACACTTAAAGATGCGTGTAACGAGGCTCTACGTGACTGGTCTGGTAGTTATGAAACCACCCACTACCTACTTGGCACCGCCGCTGGCCCTCACCCATTCCCAACTATCGTGCGTGAATTCCAACGTATTATTGGTGAAGAGACTAAGAACCAAATTTTGGCGCGTGAAGGTCGCCTACCAGATGCCGTTATTGCCTGTGTTGGCGGTGGCTCAAACGCCATTGGCATGTTTGCCGATTTCATCGAAGAGACCAATGTTCGTCTGATTGGCGTAGAACCGGGCGGTAAAGGGATTGACACCCACCAGCACGGCGCACCACTTAAACATGGCACTACGGGGATCTACTTCGGTATGAAAGCACCGATGATGCAAGACCAATATGGTCAAATTGAAGAGTCCTATTCTGTTTCTGCGGGGTTAGACTTCCCATCGGTTGGTCCGCAACATGCGTATTTGAACGCTACTGGCCGTGCTGATTACGTCAATATCACCGATGATGAAGCGCTAGACGCCTTCCAACAATTGGCGCAACACGAAGGCATTATTCCTGCGTTGGAATCGTCTCACGCGCTGGCCCATGCACTGAAAATGGCGTTTGCTGAACCCGAAAAAGAGCAGCTATTGGTAGTAAACCTATCAGGCCGCGGTGACAAAGATATCTTTACTGTAAACAAAATTTTGGATGAGAAAGGAGCGCTGTAA
- a CDS encoding septation protein A encodes MKQLLDFIPLIIFFALFKFYDIYIATGALIVATAAQIGITYLVYKKLEKIQLITFALVAVFGGMTIVLHDADFIKWKVTILYVVFALGLTISHLMGRSAIKSMLGKELVLPDAVWAKINWAWVLFFAVCAVINIYVAYRLPLDVWVNFKVFGLLIATFVYTLLTGIYIYKHMPKEQKDSQQ; translated from the coding sequence ATGAAACAATTGCTCGACTTTATTCCACTAATTATTTTCTTTGCTCTGTTTAAGTTTTACGATATCTACATTGCAACAGGTGCATTGATAGTGGCCACCGCTGCCCAAATCGGTATTACTTACCTAGTCTATAAAAAACTTGAGAAAATACAGCTTATTACTTTTGCTTTAGTCGCCGTTTTTGGGGGCATGACCATTGTTCTCCACGACGCTGACTTCATCAAATGGAAAGTAACCATTCTTTATGTTGTGTTTGCGTTAGGTCTCACTATCAGCCATTTAATGGGACGCTCAGCAATTAAAAGCATGCTCGGTAAAGAGCTTGTGTTACCTGATGCGGTATGGGCAAAAATTAACTGGGCATGGGTCTTATTCTTTGCTGTCTGTGCAGTTATCAATATCTATGTGGCCTATCGTCTTCCACTCGATGTTTGGGTAAATTTCAAAGTATTCGGCCTACTCATAGCCACCTTTGTTTACACCTTACTCACGGGTATTTACATTTATAAACATATGCCTAAAGAACAGAAAGATTCTCAACAATAA
- a CDS encoding dicarboxylate/amino acid:cation symporter: MEVLKEKSLLSNIGVQVVIAMIIGTVVGGVMGHDASMFAPLGSIFINLIKMLVIPLVAVALISGAAGLGDSQSAGKVGFVTLFYFAITSALAVALALVMGHIFQPGIGVDVSGVEGMFSTEYASKGELPTFWATVIGMIPTNVFQSLNDANILQILVFCLFFGIAVSKQAKEKRDPIINGVNTIVDAMVWMINKVMIIAPLGVFGLMAEAVGTFGFGALMVVFKLFVVYIAAILIFGFVAYPLMIQIFTKTSARKFIKAMKKPQAVALSTASSMATLPVNMDTCENELGVRNSTASFVLPLGATINMSGNAIYYGLVAIFFAQLFNVDLGIGAYAAIIVTSTLGAVGQAGVPGPSFLVVAVLLAAGIPIEGLPLLFALDRIFDMIRTALNITGDAACALIVDAMIKEEAQDESEDKALNSQEA; this comes from the coding sequence ATGGAAGTGTTAAAGGAAAAGAGTTTGCTAAGCAACATTGGCGTGCAAGTTGTTATTGCCATGATCATCGGTACCGTTGTCGGTGGTGTTATGGGTCACGATGCTTCTATGTTCGCTCCTCTAGGTAGCATCTTTATTAATTTAATTAAGATGTTGGTTATTCCATTAGTCGCTGTCGCTTTGATTTCAGGTGCAGCAGGCTTAGGTGATAGCCAGTCAGCAGGTAAAGTAGGTTTTGTTACGCTATTTTATTTTGCCATCACGTCTGCGCTCGCAGTCGCTTTAGCCCTTGTAATGGGTCACATATTCCAACCAGGTATCGGTGTGGATGTGTCTGGCGTAGAAGGTATGTTCTCAACCGAATATGCTTCAAAAGGTGAATTACCAACTTTCTGGGCGACCGTTATCGGTATGATCCCAACCAACGTTTTTCAATCACTTAACGACGCTAACATTCTACAAATCTTAGTATTCTGCCTGTTTTTCGGTATTGCCGTATCTAAACAAGCAAAAGAAAAGCGCGATCCCATTATCAATGGTGTAAACACGATTGTTGACGCTATGGTTTGGATGATCAATAAAGTGATGATCATTGCACCACTCGGTGTATTTGGTTTGATGGCAGAAGCGGTCGGTACATTTGGTTTCGGCGCATTGATGGTGGTATTCAAACTCTTCGTTGTTTACATTGCGGCTATCTTAATTTTTGGTTTCGTTGCCTACCCATTAATGATTCAAATCTTCACAAAAACCTCAGCTCGTAAATTCATTAAAGCAATGAAAAAACCACAAGCTGTGGCACTGTCTACTGCGTCGTCAATGGCGACACTACCAGTCAACATGGATACTTGTGAAAATGAGCTAGGTGTACGTAATTCAACGGCATCATTCGTATTGCCATTGGGTGCGACTATTAACATGTCTGGTAACGCCATCTACTACGGCTTAGTTGCTATATTCTTTGCGCAGCTATTCAATGTAGACTTAGGTATTGGCGCTTATGCAGCTATTATCGTGACATCTACACTAGGCGCGGTTGGTCAAGCCGGTGTTCCTGGTCCTTCATTCTTGGTTGTGGCCGTTCTACTTGCAGCGGGTATCCCAATTGAAGGTCTACCACTTCTCTTTGCTCTAGACCGTATCTTCGACATGATTCGTACCGCTTTGAACATCACTGGTGATGCAGCGTGTGCACTTATCGTCGACGCGATGATCAAGGAAGAAGCGCAGGATGAGTCTGAAGATAAAGCGCTAAATAGCCAAGAAGCGTAA
- a CDS encoding YciI family protein: MWYVIFSQDVENSLEKRMSVRPQHLARLQDLQDQGRLLTAGPMPAIDADNPGEAGFTGSTVIAEFASLEAAKTWADADPYVAAGVYANVIVKPFKKVF; this comes from the coding sequence ATGTGGTATGTGATCTTCTCACAAGACGTAGAAAACTCTTTGGAAAAACGCATGAGCGTTCGACCACAGCACTTAGCGAGATTGCAAGACCTACAAGATCAAGGTCGTTTGCTTACAGCAGGACCTATGCCAGCAATTGATGCTGATAACCCAGGCGAAGCCGGTTTCACTGGGTCAACCGTGATTGCCGAGTTCGCTTCTCTCGAAGCGGCGAAAACTTGGGCTGATGCCGATCCTTATGTCGCTGCGGGCGTTTACGCTAACGTTATTGTAAAACCATTTAAAAAAGTATTTTAG
- a CDS encoding aminodeoxychorismate/anthranilate synthase component II: MANIVFIDNFDSFTYNLVDQFRALGHQVAVYRNTITVEAVEKITAQLEQPLIVLSPGPGTPAAAGSMPAIIQRFKGEVPILGICLGHQAIVEAYGGTVAGAGEIVHGKVSMMAHDAHPIYEGLPSPLAIARYHSLVATKVPESLTITAQVDGLVMSVCHEQDKVCGFQFHPESIMTTQGAALLTKAIDWALA; the protein is encoded by the coding sequence ATGGCTAACATCGTTTTCATCGATAACTTCGACTCCTTTACCTACAACTTGGTGGATCAATTTCGCGCTCTTGGCCACCAAGTTGCGGTTTATCGCAACACCATCACTGTCGAAGCAGTAGAAAAAATTACAGCGCAATTAGAGCAACCTTTGATTGTGCTTTCTCCGGGCCCTGGTACTCCTGCTGCCGCAGGTTCAATGCCAGCCATTATTCAACGTTTTAAAGGTGAAGTGCCTATTCTAGGGATCTGCCTTGGTCATCAAGCGATTGTTGAAGCCTACGGCGGCACCGTGGCTGGCGCTGGTGAAATTGTCCACGGCAAAGTGTCGATGATGGCTCACGATGCGCACCCGATTTACGAAGGCTTACCTTCTCCTCTGGCGATTGCGCGCTACCACTCACTGGTTGCCACAAAAGTGCCAGAGTCGCTCACCATCACCGCCCAAGTAGACGGCCTAGTGATGTCGGTTTGCCATGAACAAGACAAAGTGTGTGGATTCCAATTTCACCCAGAGTCAATCATGACCACTCAAGGCGCAGCACTCTTAACTAAAGCGATTGATTGGGCCCTTGCTTAA